In one Brassica oleracea var. oleracea cultivar TO1000 chromosome C9, BOL, whole genome shotgun sequence genomic region, the following are encoded:
- the LOC106317666 gene encoding pathogenesis-related protein 1-like, with amino-acid sequence MSFSGYSFVVLTLFSIILTQIYGLGKVDPMYDLKPEETLAIHNQIRADVGVAPLVWDDKLAAYAQNYANVRSKDCAMKHSTDGMYGENLAAGWVQPLDTMSGPIATKFWLTEKPNYNYDTNRCSGVCGHYTQIVANQSQRLGCGTVRCHNNEYVWVVCNYAPRPMGDANTRPY; translated from the coding sequence ATGTCATTTTCGGGTTATAGCTTCGTCGTACTAACATTATTCTCCATTATCTTAACTCAAATATATGGTTTGGGAAAAGTTGACCCAATGTATGATCTCAAACCGGAAGAAACGCTAGCGATTCACAACCAGATTCGAGCCGATGTCGGGGTGGCTCCGTTGGTATGGGACGATAAACTAGCTGCCTACGCACAGAACTACGCTAACGTACGATCCAAAGACTGCGCCATGAAGCATTCAACTGACGGAATGTACGGCGAGAATTTAGCCGCAGGGTGGGTCCAACCTTTGGACACAATGAGCGGTCCGATTGCGACTAAGTTTTGGTTGACGGAGAAGCCTAATTACAATTATGACACCAACAGGTGTAGTGGTGTGTGTGGGCATTACACCCAGATTGTGGCTAATCAATCGCAAAGACTTGGTTGTGGTACGGTCAGGTGTCATAACAATGAGTATGTTTGGGTCGTATGTAACTATGCTCCTAGGCCAATGGGTGATGCGAACACACGTCCGTATTAA
- the LOC106317364 gene encoding uncharacterized protein LOC106317364 isoform X1: protein MGSSFFGKPNMRGSSPSSSSPTSSSSSPATRRGKKNGSEKPKQPQRGLGVAQLEKIRLHSEMSCNSFDNYSSSLYPQENVRMQGEYSSIPSSSPSFTYVSPSPSPSYGLYPNMMIDAHRDQYERATMSWNPSYGILESHHYLEPNTTRHILNGDPCFTRRSKSLGSGNQNSGSNDNQELDLELRLSL, encoded by the exons ATGGGAAGTAGTTTCTTTGGTAAACCAAACATGAGAGGATCTTCGCCGTCTTCATCGTCTCCAACATCGTCTTCTTCATCCCCGGCGACGAGAAGAGGGAAGAAGAATGGTTCCGAGAAGCCAAAGCAGCCACAGAGAGGTCTCGGAGTTGCACAGCTGGAGAAAATTAGATTACACAGCGAGATGAGTTGCAACAGCTTCGACAATTACAGTTCTTCTTTGTATCCTCAG GAGAATGTGAGGATGCAAGGAGAATATTCATCCATACCATCATCATCGCCATCCTTTACATATGTATCACCATCACCATCACCATCTTATGGCCTCTATCCAAATATGATG ATAGATGCACATAGAGATCAATACGAGAGAGCAACCATGAG TTGGAACCCAAGCTACGGCATCTTAGAGAGCCACCATTATTTGGAACCAAACACCACCAGACATATATTGAACGGG GATCCATGTTTTACAAGGCGAAGTAAATCGTTGGGATCAGGAAACCAAAACTCGGGATCGAATGACAATCAAGAGCTAGATTTGGAGTTGAGATTGTCACTCTAA
- the LOC106317726 gene encoding probable mediator of RNA polymerase II transcription subunit 37e, whose translation MVQEAGKYKSEDEEHKKKVKAKNALENYAYNMRNTIRDDKIGEKLPAADKKKIEDWVEEATQGLCGNQLAEADDFEDKMKELESVCNPIIAKMYQGTGGEAGGPTDDEAPPAAGPKIEEVD comes from the coding sequence ATGGTCCAAGAGGCTGGGAAGTACAAGTCTGAGGATGAGGAGCACAAGAAGAAGGTCAAAGCCAAGAATGCTCTTGAGAACTATGCTTACAACATGAGAAACACCATCCGTGATGACAAGATAGGTGAGAAGCTTCCTGCTGCAGACAAGAAGAAGATTGAGGATTGGGTTGAGGAAGCAACCCAAGGGCTTTGTGGTAACCAGTTGGCTGAAGCAGACGATTTTGAAGACAAGATGAAAGAGCTGGAGAGTGTGTGCAACCCGATCATAGCAAAGATGTATCAAGGAACTGGTGGTGAAGCAGGTGGTCCTACAGATGATGAAGCTCCTCCTGCTGCTGGTCCCAAGATTGAAGAAGTCGACTAA
- the LOC106317364 gene encoding uncharacterized protein LOC106317364 isoform X2 encodes MGSSFFGKPNMRGSSPSSSSPTSSSSSPATRRGKKNGSEKPKQPQRGLGVAQLEKIRLHSEMSCNSFDNYSSSLYPQIDAHRDQYERATMSWNPSYGILESHHYLEPNTTRHILNGDPCFTRRSKSLGSGNQNSGSNDNQELDLELRLSL; translated from the exons ATGGGAAGTAGTTTCTTTGGTAAACCAAACATGAGAGGATCTTCGCCGTCTTCATCGTCTCCAACATCGTCTTCTTCATCCCCGGCGACGAGAAGAGGGAAGAAGAATGGTTCCGAGAAGCCAAAGCAGCCACAGAGAGGTCTCGGAGTTGCACAGCTGGAGAAAATTAGATTACACAGCGAGATGAGTTGCAACAGCTTCGACAATTACAGTTCTTCTTTGTATCCTCAG ATAGATGCACATAGAGATCAATACGAGAGAGCAACCATGAG TTGGAACCCAAGCTACGGCATCTTAGAGAGCCACCATTATTTGGAACCAAACACCACCAGACATATATTGAACGGG GATCCATGTTTTACAAGGCGAAGTAAATCGTTGGGATCAGGAAACCAAAACTCGGGATCGAATGACAATCAAGAGCTAGATTTGGAGTTGAGATTGTCACTCTAA